The Argiope bruennichi chromosome X2, qqArgBrue1.1, whole genome shotgun sequence sequence AGACTTAAAGTTGCTGAAATTAAATCCTGAGAAGAACCAGAATTTATTGAACAATTgtgaagaaagaaatttgaatacaaaTGGTTAGGAAATAGTTTTAGGAATGCagatatattgaatttattacttatgtattctgatgatgattaggtgtgtgccaaaagtggcatTACACCagtaaaaacttataaataaaattaaaaaaaaagaaaagaatgcactttagaatgtatattattattattacttatatatattatacttatatatatatatacataatatttatacttataagtATTCTAAAGTATACTTAtgtatattattatgtatattattattatattaatgtattacttatgtatattattttattgtattttgaaaagattGGCACTTACTGctattttattgatatcaaaaatCACGTCTGTTGATACTTTGGCAGTAGCAAACTGGCCAGGTTGCTGGATGGCAAGTGGACCTCTTATACATAAGACATTGAGTGTGTGCTTATGTGTTTGTATGCGAGAGAGAAAAGCAAGAACCTGCTTAAGCAAGCTTCCTGCATCTTTTCTCaaccaaataaagaaaataactacTAGTTTTAGATGCTgtgtgtattgaattttttattgctttcagaAGCGTTGTGAAGGCAGAATAGAGTGATATCTTTGATCACATGAGCGTCACAATCTTTACTAAAGGAGTGTTTTGTAGCTGgccattaattgttttttttttctttttacctttgcatcctcccccccccccatattacTAAGGAACCActatcataataatatatttaattcattttcaaaaaaaaaaaagtttttgaatataaaGTCTTGTCATTCTCTTCTGATTGAAAGTGTATTTTGAGCATCTTTACATTAAGATCTGTTCTTTAAAGATGCAAAGAAACTCTTAAGTAGTTTACAGTTTCTTTTCAGTATGTAAAATGTATCCAAATAACAATGTTTATATACCCTCCAAAAACTTATTTAAGATCATAAAAGCTATATTTACTTGATGtttctttcttcaaataatatatacGTATAATAGTTGAAaactgtaaatattaatataaagacttttagttttggaataaattacatcatcttttatttattgatttttatttgttatattactaACTGATACACCTGATGATATTTTCGTATCTCTTCtttctctacttataataaaggagaatgtgtgCATTAGTGTTGTTTGAgacagaccatttgacctagaacatccaaatttggcatattaaaaaattatataagaagtAGAGAAATGTGCAccttagataatttttttaaaaaaatattattagggGGAGGTTTTCATTTTTCCATGATAACTcctgaaattattattgtacaaaatttatttttacaccattttaaaatttcaaaaaattctttttcaaggaTACTAGCTTAGTtgtcttgcttttttttttaaattttagtaattttttaaaaatatattgttgccTAACTTGCAACAATAGATTTTTCTGGTATGAAAttcaagttatttttgttttatcaaatatttaatggtatgGCTTTCTTACATTGTTGGAAACCGAAGAAGAAAGAATTCTATTTCAGTTcatatcagaaaatgaaattacatgcTTGCAAAAGACAACTTGTGACTTGAaataaatttcccaaaaacttaAGTTTTAATGGTATTATAATGTTATGGGATTCAACTCTTTTAGGAAGTTTTATGTGAATAATAAGCAGACATgatataaagttttagaaataagcTGGATTTAATATCtgtcataatttttatacttaaaaatactttgaccctttaaagggccattttttttctagtattattatattaaaatatttttaggcttgaaattagaataagaaaagacaTTCATTTAGcgtataagataaatttaatttgattaattcattaatttggtcaattaataattaagtgacaaaccaagacacatcattttgtgtgagataaagaactgaagtatctaagtttctgtctttctaaaaaaatctgtcagaacttataccaacctatataatttcatacaaagattgataaattttgtttgaagctTACTTAACGGTTAATGAAAGATTCATAAACATCTAATTATGCATAAGAGAATTGAAACTAAGCCTTATCAATATTCATGCTGAACTAGTAAGTTGCCAGAGTcagttaatctatacttataataaagctcaatgtgtgtgtgtgtgtgtgttggcgctctacaggccagaccgtttgacatacagctaccagatttggtacatgtataccttggaggttgggaatgtgcacctggggtttcttttttcgaatttttaattagaattttaattattaattaaaaactaactttcccgccaaaaaaatcttccattttccccaccgccaacttttccgccaaaaaaatcttccattatccccagcgccaaacgagaaaggcttcagtttttttttttttctcccaacagtaatgaggctagggttaaaatttttcggcggattatttcaatcggttctgtttattttcttaatgtttgatgcatttaaaattaaacattgttaatgaatcaatctttcagattcattctgaagtacttttaaattaaaataaaacagaataaaggaaattaaaaatttctaatccgcatagcattaccccaactggcgtagaaaaaaatcacgtatttgcgttacgtaaccggcgaagaaaattcacgcatgcgcattctgttctgattgttgccatgacaacgttatcaatggatgatttaaattatttttgggttagttgcatgcttttgtaagtaaattgtatttatgttagttatatattttttgtatatgcttatagttttaagtacatcgttttttaagtagtttttttaaaacctgttttcaaccgtttattttaaacgattcgttttattttcttagtgtttgatgcatttaaatttaaacatcgttaatgaatcgatctgctcataatgaatctaagaaaattttgttgaccatctcttgagatattacataaattaaaaaagatattctttagtgcccataaagtttaaacgctgactCTATTTTgactgagtgactctattttcagtaatcagattataaaaaaatgctttgtttcagtaaaaaatattattatattaattgaagataaattctttccactttaatttaaagcataaattctacgggtgctaacagaaaatgagagagatacatattacgttatgactgaaggcctttataatattatgaatgaattatatgataatcaaaatttgaagttttaaaatattttgatgaagaagctattaaagtagaaattgcataaaatatttaattattaaaattttaacgaacattaagattggcgaactggctggtcgccaaaggcggctagttattaataaaagaaacaactatataaatactataaactttcattgaaactttttttttttgtgaagttttAAGTAGTTACAACATAACAAAGACTACATCTTTGCTGGCTGgttatataaatatacttactAATAGCACTGACAGAATGCCAACAGGCATagaaagaaatacattatttaaaaacgtatataatatttttatgtgaaaaataataattttgtataaaattataattatactatACAAAATCCTTTAttgatatgcattatttttaattgaaataagaatattatttgcatcaaataatttttaaatctcatagctacttaaaatttataaacagtaccgaattgtttttaaaaactgccaaAAGTTAGTATAGTTTAAGGGAAAGTCATGGATTTCTATAGTATGCAACATATTTATAAGTTTCACTTTTACTTATATAGGACtttttattcagatataattccaaaaaatatattagctttttttttaactcgtacatttttcttttttgaatttttataaaaattgtatgttaGCAATCTATATATGAGTGCCCCCCCCCCTTGTTTCCTGGCAATTAGTATTTTCAGATCCAGTCTGCCACTATACTTAAGTCCCCATCagtatttgttttgaattatcttctTGTTTTCCactgagtttatttttttttatcaagtttttaaattGGACCAGTTTATCTTCAGTATTAATTGGATATAatacacatataattttttttcattagttttcaaattatgtttattgTATCTGTTTGTAAAGAGGAATATATTTGATATGATATATCTTTGAAGCATTTGAAAATGGCCactatttactgttttaaaagaaactaatttatatggaaatttgcatttaattcgaccaaaatattcttttatacttACCATAAAGGACTTTTTAAAGGTTTTCTTAACTTTTTCAtgtccatttttctttttattttaaatgaataaaaatagtatagatttgaatttttttgtttcgttattgagaatttaagtgaatttgaaaaattctaagtttttcaatattttgccaAGAAAGCTATGCAGCTATCttctattttcaaaatctatattttttttgtatttactctCACCCAACTTGTGACATTGTTTTGCATCACcaaaataatctgcttttatatATAACTCTATTTTTAAGTTAGACTGGAGAGAATTTGATAGAGCCTAGATGGCAACATGATCTggatacaaatgaataatttaattaaattggaataaataaatagctttgaacatgaagtttttctaaatatttttttctaaccaatTATAAACTTGAGCTGGAAAGGGTTTCAGTCAATTGACTGTTTATAAATAgaagtatattatataaatggattacttaattttaataaaaaaagaattccattGAACTTTTAATAACTTGAAGAATCTCTGCAAATATGCTAGTTTTGGCTAATATCTTGTATATTTTGCATACTTTGTCAACTTTTTGAATCTTTCCATTGAGATTATTTGATAACTTTAATggagataaaagtttaaaaaactgaatattttatgaagtaattcTCTTCAACATTCTGAAATAAAAGCCTTATTCATATAAAGCAGTTGGCATATTCTGTTTTATCTGCAAATCAGTGATCACATAGTTCCATCATAATTCAATGGATAGTATTTATCTTATATTCCACAAACAGAAATACAGTagagtattgtttttttttaaagtgagtgAAATACTGGAAAttaatgattacaaaaatattaaagctgGGGAAAACTGTATTACTCATTTGttgctaaaatgtttttaattttaaatacttgtgCCATTATTACACCATCATCTTTGGATAGTTCCCTGCTAATTTTATTCGAgaacatttaatgtaaaaaatggccgttttttattttaaatagctgtTTTACTTGAAAACTGAAGAATCTATTTCAATGGCATATTTTCTTAGAATGTGATAAAATAGCAATAGCAGTTATAGAAtgataatattagatttttaaatatctatacatAATTATAGAATTAGAGATAGtgcttttttctgtttaattatttctgactagccgcctttggcgaccagccggttcaccaatcttaatgttcgtttaaattttaataattagataggttgaaccggagtttaacccccttcttcgccaagttgcgataacgcgccaaagctggcaatctttattatgcactataattgaacatctgctcctttgcttttgaacatttcgcaaggccgttgttggcgatttttaaaaattgcgccaagcagggggttaaactccggtcgtaacattaaatattttacgtaattccaactttaatagattcttcatcaaaatattttaaaacttcaaattttgatagtcatataattcactcataatattataaaggccttcagtcataacgtgatatgtatctctctcattttctgttagcacccgtagaatttatgctttaaattaaagtgtaaatgattaatctgcaattaatataataatattttttactgaaacaaagcattttttttaataatatgattactgataatagagtcactgagcgtttaaactttatgggcactaaagaatatctttcttaatttatgtaatatctcaagaatttgtcaacaaaattttctcagattcatcatgaacagatcgattaattaacaatgtttaattttaaatgcatcaaacacttagaaaataaaatgaatcttttaaaataatcggtctaaaacaggtttaaaaaaactacttaaaaaacgatgtacttaaaactataagcatatataaaaaaatatataactaacataaatacaatttacttacaaaagcatgcaactaacctaaaaataatttaaatcatccgttgataatggttgtcatgtcaacaatcagaacacattgcgcatgcgtgaatttttctacgccagttggggtaacgctgtgcagattatacatttttaatttcctttattctgtgttattttaattcaaaagtacttcagaaggaatctgaaatatggattaattaacaatgtttaattttaaatgcataaaacattaagaaaataaacagaatcgtttgaaataatccgccgaaaaattttaaccctagcctcattactattgggaggaaaaaaaaaactgaagccttactcatttttcggtggggaaaatggaagatttttttggcgggaaagttagtttttaattaatagttaaaattctaattaaaatttcaaaaaaagggaccccaggtgcacattcccgacctctaaggtatacttgtaccaaatttggtagctgtatgtcaaatgacctgacctgtagagcgccaacatacacacacacacattgagctttattataagtatatagattaccAATTGtctgataatattttatgcttgatATCTTTTAGCTGTAGTATCTCTTTTTAATATGTGCTTTgttcttcatcttttttttttttttaaatctgaacccttgtttttcttttgatgagaggtaaagtgaaataattaacaatttgttTATTCACCCATGATTTATTTGCCCACTTTGGTTGCATTATTGTTCAAAATctgtataaagaaataaacttatgaaaattttttgataatattctgttattctcagataatgaaataaactaaCCAATGAAATTGTAACATAATCaacataaaataggaaaaaatgttattttaaattagtgaTACATGTATTATAGTGTTAATCATTTCTTCTAAAAGCTAATCTTTCTCACTTAAATACTGAGTAATCATAAAATAACTGCCAGTATAGAAGTCCCTAGTAGTTGCCGCGGTTAACCAATTCCATGCTTCTTACTGTATTGttcttatttcagtatttttgataatgtgttttcttcttttacatgcattacatttctatttctatttagaATCAATTATTATTGGAATGTTCATAATTATGTTAAATGCGGCTAAATCTCTGAGTTATTGTGGACAACATATCATCAACAAAACATAATCTTAAATGTATCTTTTagacagtaaataaaatttatttgcttttaagcTGTCTAGTACATTTTACATTTCAGATAGAATGCTATGTATTTTAACCAGCTACTTCATTTTTTAAGCTAAACATAGcgatgaatttattgaaatatttaacaaatatacaaTTCAGATTTATTAGATAGAAAGGTGATGGAACATTTTATGCTATTCTTGAGGATGCAAATTCATATAATTTGGCAAAGTTAGACTCACAAGGCGGCCTAATCGCTGTccaaatttacttattttgttttaaattcagtttctgGTAGTATGATGCCATTTAACTTctagaaagaaaataatcttcTTATATAGTCAGTGAGTATGAATTAGgatattttgataagaaagaaATGTAGGATAGATATTATAAAGtgaattgcattttcaaaaatattagttttttcgaaatattgcagagaaacttaatgcatttttctatcaaatttcagttgtttaaagaaaatttcctgTAAGTCCAGttgaaattaaagattgttgaaatggttataaatttaccatctaaaataaatatttgtgcatttaactgaaaatttaatgcTAGTGCTTGCCTTAACGTCTTGTCCTATTATACTTAAACACCACTTtgctgaaacatttttaattgtataaatattcttttttctttttcacctcACTATTTAGTGTTTTAAAGTGCATGAAAAACTTTTCTGTCTACTGGATTTTGATATAGGATTTAAATTGCTTTGTATTCAAGTAACATTTAATTACAATTGTGTCCAAAATTATGGAAACCTTTTTGATAGATCGTATTTTGAGATATGATGTTTCATAAAAGCCACtttattatgagaaataaaaataagttttacatcaatttaaaaataattttatcgagtttgattgaatgattttaaaaatagatatttttattggaacaacaattatgaagaagaaagagaaaacaatttataattacgTATTCAGAAATTCACATTTATGTCAGTTAATAGTTGGGTACCTTTAGCATCATTTATAGTCTTTCAACGCTGTCCTTTGGAGTTTACCAATGTTTTTATAGTTTATGAGCTGTTATGATGAGATAAGATgattgaattattgttttaattaattaggttttATTGTCAGATTGCTTCAGTGTAATAAGTTTCTTTTATCGTCTTTGTAAAATTTCGATTGGATTAAAGTTTGAGGTATTCTCAGACTGTTCCAGCTGTGAAATATAATTGCCTGGAAACCAGATTTACTTTCAGTAACAAATGGCATGGAGCTGATCTGAATCGTATGgagataaaaaaatcttcattatctAGGTAAAGATCACATGCAGAAGAAAGAAGTTtaggaatgaatatttcattactgCATTTTTGGACTTACATTTCCATTAATCACACGAATTCTGTCCTCATCATTTGCTCAGATAAAATGCTCATAAAGCCGCAATCGTAATATTAACTGGTTATGTAACAAAAGGCATAATGTAAGTGTTattcttttctcttatttataCAATCGCCATCAAATAGTGAGATTTCGATCTTGTCACTGCATATCACACTATCCCATTATTATGTTGCCCAGTTAGCATGCGTTTTTGCCTAGTTTaagattttccaaaatttgtttcGGAATTAAAAAATGGTCAGTTTCGTGGTATTCTTACTTTTAGACTAAATTCCTGCAAACTATCGAATGGTCTTCGCATTCAATTTCACATTTCATCGCACCATTGGACTTTGTATACTCCCGGataatttagaataatagaaGCTTTGAATAGAAGAATTAATGGAATAATAGAAGCCTTTTAATTATTCTGTCATCACTTCATGTTTTGTACCTTTTTCCGTCTTTATCAATTTGGTTTTCTAGTGACTGAGTTTCCTTatacttgaaaaatttagatatatcgTTCTTAGTTTATTTCCAcctattttctttctaatttcatgATAACTAAAGTCTCGTTTATGCAATACTAAAACTCTACATCGTTTTTTGGGTGATCAGTAAATTCTTAatctcatttcttttattatttttctttttttacttttcgacaatttataaaataaaattttaaaaaaataatgatctacTTGATAGCAATCACAAAATTTACAGAAAAGTAACCTCTTGTCGGCTCCAAAATACGTCTTAATTACTGTATTCTGCTGATAACAAGATGCCATTTTATTGGGAGTTAAAGCACTCATACTCATTGGCTACAATCTAATGAAGAAGAGCAATATTTTATCAACGAATAAAAGGTGTGCTTCTTTCTTTCGGTAATTTAGTTATtacagtcaaaaaaaaaaaaaagtgaattacatttttggttaaattatgtttttaattacatgtaactttatgatatttattatgcattattattgcTGAACTTTATGAACTGCATTATTATAGCTGTTATAAACCCTTTTTTCAAAAGGTTTTTACAATTTAGACCACTTCTGTACTTTGTATTCAAGTAACATTTAATAATCCTTTTTGTTTTTACAGTTGCCAACATGAGTCTAGTGAAAACATTCCTATATAAAATCGGACATCTGTTACTAAGTATTGTTCGAATCCTAAGAAAAGCAATATGCTGTCGTAGGAAAAAAGAAGCCGAATACCTTTTGCCACTGACTGTTGGTCATGTCATTGATATGGAATTAATTAAAGTGAGAACTTGTTCAAATTGTAGCAATTTGgtatctgtttattttaatttcgttttgcatgcatttaaaatgtattttttttaaagcaaaatgaataTGAACATCCAGAATTTAAATCGCAGTGGGAGACATGGCCAGATTCTGGTAATAATCAAACATCCTTAAATAATGGAGGAATAAGAACTGACTCTCAAGCTGATTCTGAACTTGGTCAACCAGAAGAAGGAGGCGAGGAagacttttttaaagatatggtGCCTCAGATAAGGAAACcaaaaaaagtaaatagttattatttttttaattaaagcaaaggTAGTAGATTTAGACTAATTTTTTAACagtcattaatttttctttttacggatgaatatctgaatttttaaaattatttataatataattctgtTGATAGAATTTAGTCAGTTATTATTTTGAGAGCTTATCAAACTGTTGAttgtttgtctgcattttatcaaaaatccTTTCAGctgatgatttttaatgattattttaaatttatgaatctttCATATTCTGTAGAATTGCTGATTGTGCTTCATGTTTTTTACTGCAAGAAATAGGAGATATTctattgaagaataatttaagCACAATACCCATCTTTTCCCAGAAACATTGAAATATTGTTCGAGTTTCAAAC is a genomic window containing:
- the LOC129960672 gene encoding receptor-binding cancer antigen expressed on SiSo cells-like, coding for MSLVKTFLYKIGHLLLSIVRILRKAICCRRKKEAEYLLPLTVGHVIDMELIKQNEYEHPEFKSQWETWPDSGNNQTSLNNGGIRTDSQADSELGQPEEGGEEDFFKDMVPQIRKPKKVFIKNDLKESELDFASSNRLAMDPRAVLMEPDLGIIDDGPSNWEDNENLDELWDPDQLIREKKRAEHEKRRAEHQRRKLEKESRRTCRPESLSNMMLNLSDSKDKHKYS